A genomic stretch from Setaria italica strain Yugu1 chromosome VII, Setaria_italica_v2.0, whole genome shotgun sequence includes:
- the LOC101775064 gene encoding uncharacterized protein LOC101775064, producing MGLPLLAFVAARGLMQVFNLSAPHDLRLPIARHLPEVCAVLFGVLASHAAWVHEALERGAVAWRHRGNSDALDDYVLRAMLSISD from the coding sequence ATGGGGCTCCCCCTACTGGCGTTCGTGGCGGCGAGGGGGCTGATGCAGGTGTTCAACCTCTCGGCGCCGCACGACCTCCGGCTGCCGATCGCGCGCCACCTGCCCGAGGTATGCGCCGTCCTGTTCGGCGTCCTCGCCTCGCACGCCGCGTGGGTCCACGAGGCCCTGgagcgcggcgccgtcgcctGGAGGCACAGAGGGAACAGTGACGCCCTCGACGACTACGTCCTCCGAGCCATGCTCAGCATCTCCGACTGa